One genomic window of Xanthobacter dioxanivorans includes the following:
- a CDS encoding peptide deformylase has protein sequence MTVRQIIKFPDARLRGVAAPVSLFDDALGALVADLLDTMRAAPGIGITAPHIGIARRVVVLDLSAEEGARAYVNPTIAWASPELIRHQEGSVSMPGVAEEVERHARVRVQYQDLAGAEHVEEAEGLRAVCHQHEIDQLDGIFWIQRLSRLKRERVIKRYEKAQREPRS, from the coding sequence GTGACGGTTCGGCAGATCATCAAATTCCCCGACGCCCGGCTGCGCGGCGTCGCCGCGCCGGTGTCCCTCTTCGATGATGCGCTCGGCGCGCTCGTCGCAGATCTGCTCGACACCATGCGCGCCGCGCCGGGCATCGGGATCACGGCGCCGCACATCGGGATTGCACGGCGCGTGGTCGTGCTCGATCTCTCGGCCGAGGAGGGCGCGCGTGCCTACGTCAATCCGACAATCGCTTGGGCGTCCCCGGAGCTGATCCGGCACCAGGAAGGCAGCGTGTCCATGCCCGGCGTCGCGGAGGAGGTCGAGCGTCACGCGCGGGTCCGCGTCCAGTACCAGGACCTGGCGGGTGCCGAACACGTCGAGGAGGCCGAGGGGCTGCGCGCCGTCTGCCACCAGCACGAGATCGACCAACTGGACGGCATCTTCTGGATCCAGCGGCTCTCGCGTTTGAAGCGGGAGCGCGTGATCAAGCGCTACGAGAAGGCGCAGCGCGAGCCGCGCTCCTGA
- a CDS encoding DEAD/DEAH box helicase, with protein MPFMTTNPALARALAERDYNDPTPVQLAVLAPEASGRDLLVSAQTGSGKTVAYGLAMAETLLGTDEQFGPASVPQALVVAPTRELALQVQREFAWLYAATGARIVSCVGGMDPRQEQRALSRGAHIVVGTPGRLRDHLERGRLDISALQVVVLDEADEMLDLGFREDLQFILDATPPERRSLLFSATLPRGITALAKRYQREALRIEVASPEGGHADIEYRAIRVVPKEIEHAVVNLLRYYDAPSAIVFCNTRETVRHLHATLQERQFSAVALSGELSQNERNSALQALRDGRARVCVATDVAARGIDLPSLGLVIHADLPNDAESLQHRSGRTGRAGRKGVSVLLVPPFRRRRTEDLLRSLGVTPAWSGPPTADDIRKLDHERMLRDPLLTDEPSEEEAAVARTLLAEHPAENLVAALVRLYRAGLPSPEEVADPGEPRGVRDRTTQRGFGGPPGGGGWFRLNIGRRNKADPRWLLPLICRRGNVTREDIGAIRIFDEESVFEVSAAALDRFSAAVHKQDGAEVTIEPLPGGPPASRPERPGRAVTPRWKTPQDKPARGKSFRDKPAQGRPPRTLRASRSRLAAARGSARRHAAARTRSRASRERGRAVPERAGRGRIGASSATMQARDLLGPGLHAGRQDRARRREPARLHPRCVGAQERGSRCAFS; from the coding sequence GTGCCCTTCATGACGACAAATCCAGCGCTCGCCCGCGCTCTGGCCGAGCGGGACTACAACGACCCGACGCCCGTGCAGCTCGCCGTCCTGGCCCCTGAAGCGTCGGGACGGGATCTCCTGGTTTCCGCCCAGACCGGATCGGGCAAGACCGTGGCCTATGGCCTGGCCATGGCCGAGACGCTGCTGGGCACGGACGAGCAGTTCGGACCCGCGAGCGTCCCGCAGGCGCTGGTCGTGGCCCCCACACGCGAACTGGCCCTGCAGGTTCAGCGCGAGTTCGCGTGGCTCTATGCGGCCACGGGCGCACGCATCGTCTCCTGCGTCGGCGGCATGGATCCGCGCCAGGAACAGCGCGCGCTCAGCCGGGGCGCCCACATCGTCGTCGGCACGCCGGGGCGCCTGCGCGACCATCTGGAGCGCGGCCGGCTCGACATTTCCGCGCTGCAGGTCGTCGTGCTCGACGAAGCCGACGAGATGCTCGATCTCGGCTTCCGCGAGGACCTCCAGTTCATTCTCGACGCGACCCCGCCGGAGCGGCGGAGTCTGTTGTTCTCCGCCACGCTGCCGCGCGGCATCACCGCTTTGGCCAAGCGCTACCAGCGCGAGGCGCTGCGCATCGAGGTGGCCAGCCCCGAAGGCGGCCACGCCGATATCGAGTATCGCGCCATCCGCGTCGTGCCGAAAGAGATCGAACACGCCGTCGTCAACCTCTTGCGGTATTACGATGCGCCGAGCGCCATCGTGTTCTGCAACACCCGCGAAACGGTGCGGCACCTGCACGCGACGCTTCAGGAGCGGCAGTTTTCCGCGGTGGCGCTGTCCGGCGAACTCAGCCAGAACGAGCGGAACTCGGCGCTCCAGGCGCTGCGCGACGGTCGGGCGCGGGTGTGCGTCGCCACCGATGTCGCGGCGCGCGGCATCGATCTGCCGAGCCTCGGCCTCGTCATCCACGCCGATCTGCCGAACGACGCCGAGAGCCTCCAGCATCGCAGCGGCCGCACCGGGCGGGCCGGGCGCAAGGGGGTGAGCGTGCTGCTGGTGCCGCCGTTCCGCCGGCGCCGCACGGAGGACCTGCTGCGGAGCCTGGGGGTGACGCCGGCCTGGTCGGGCCCGCCGACGGCCGATGATATCCGCAAGCTCGACCACGAGCGCATGCTGCGCGACCCTCTTCTGACCGACGAGCCGAGCGAGGAGGAGGCCGCCGTCGCCCGCACGCTGCTGGCGGAGCACCCGGCCGAGAATCTGGTGGCGGCGCTGGTGCGCCTTTATCGCGCCGGCCTGCCCTCGCCGGAGGAGGTTGCCGACCCCGGCGAACCGCGCGGCGTGCGCGACCGCACCACCCAGCGCGGGTTCGGCGGACCGCCGGGCGGCGGCGGCTGGTTCCGCCTCAATATCGGCCGCCGCAACAAGGCCGACCCGCGCTGGCTGCTGCCGCTGATCTGCCGGCGCGGGAACGTGACGCGCGAGGACATCGGCGCCATCCGCATCTTCGACGAGGAGAGCGTATTCGAGGTCAGCGCCGCCGCGCTCGACCGTTTCAGCGCGGCCGTGCACAAGCAGGACGGCGCCGAAGTGACCATCGAACCGCTCCCCGGCGGCCCTCCGGCGAGCCGCCCCGAGCGCCCGGGCCGTGCCGTGACGCCGCGCTGGAAGACGCCACAGGACAAGCCGGCCCGGGGCAAATCATTCCGCGACAAGCCCGCGCAGGGCAGGCCCCCCAGGACGCTCCGCGCGAGCCGAAGCCGCTTGGCCGCGGCCCGGGGGAGCGCCCGCCGGCACGCAGCCGCCCGAACACGTTCGAGGGCAAGCCGGGAAAGAGGCCGCGCCGTCCCTGAACGCGCGGGGCGCGGGCGGATCGGCGCAAGCTCGGCGACCATGCAAGCCCGGGACCTGCTTGGCCCGGGCTTGCATGCGGGCCGTCAGGATCGCGCACGCCGACGGGAACCCGCCCGATTGCACCCAAGGTGCGTCGGCGCTCAGGAGCGCGGCTCGCGCTGCGCCTTCTCGTAG
- the katG gene encoding catalase/peroxidase HPI: protein MRSAGKCPVVHGAITEVGESNMNWWPKALNLDILHQHDTKTNPLGPAFNYREAVKTLDFEALKKDMHALMTDSQEWWPADWGHYGGLMIRMSWHAAGSYRTADGRGGAGTGNQRFAPLNSWPDNVSLDKARRLLWPIKKKYGNKVSWADLIALAGTIAYESMGLKTFGFGFGRVDIWHPEKDTYWGSEKQWLAPSDGRYENVDVPSTMENPLAAVQMGLIYVNPEGVNGHPDPLKTGAQIRETFARMAMNDEETVALTAGGHTVGKTHGNGDASKLGPEPEAADVDQQGFGWANPTGTGKGRDTVTSGIEGAWTTHPTKWDNGYFEMLFNHEWELKKSPAGAHQWEPMGIKEEDKPVDVEDPSIRRMPIMTDADMAMKVDPVYREISLKFMKDPAAFSEAFSRAWFKLTHRDMGPKVRYIGPDVPGEDLIWQDPVPAGRTDYDVVAVKAKIVNSGLSASDLIATAWDSARTFRGSDMRGGANGARIRLAPQKDWEGNEPARLAKVLGVLEPIAAETGASVADVIVLAGTVGVEQAAKAAGFDVTVPFAPGRGDATDATTDAESFAVLEPIHDGYRNWLKKDYVVSPEELMLDRTQLMGLTANEMTVLVGGLRVLGANYGGTKHGVFTDREGALTNDFFVNLTDMDNTWKPAAGGVYEVRDRKTGQLKWTATRMDLVFGSNAVLRAYAEVYAQDDNKEKFVKDFVAAWTKVMNADRFDLAQ, encoded by the coding sequence ATGAGATCTGCCGGCAAATGTCCGGTGGTGCACGGCGCCATAACCGAGGTCGGCGAATCCAACATGAACTGGTGGCCGAAGGCGCTGAACCTCGACATCCTCCACCAGCACGATACGAAGACCAACCCGCTGGGGCCGGCCTTCAACTATCGCGAAGCGGTGAAGACACTCGACTTCGAGGCGCTCAAGAAGGACATGCACGCCCTCATGACCGACAGTCAGGAGTGGTGGCCGGCGGATTGGGGCCACTATGGCGGCCTGATGATCCGCATGTCCTGGCACGCGGCCGGCTCGTATCGCACGGCCGACGGCCGCGGCGGCGCCGGCACCGGAAACCAGCGCTTCGCCCCCCTGAATTCCTGGCCCGACAATGTGAGCCTCGACAAGGCCCGCCGTCTTCTGTGGCCGATAAAGAAGAAGTACGGCAACAAGGTCAGCTGGGCCGACCTCATCGCCCTCGCGGGGACCATTGCCTATGAATCCATGGGCCTGAAGACCTTTGGCTTCGGTTTCGGCCGGGTGGACATCTGGCACCCCGAGAAGGACACCTACTGGGGCTCGGAAAAGCAGTGGCTCGCCCCCAGCGACGGGCGCTATGAGAACGTCGATGTCCCCTCGACCATGGAAAACCCGCTGGCTGCGGTGCAGATGGGCCTGATCTACGTCAATCCCGAAGGCGTGAACGGCCATCCGGACCCGCTGAAGACCGGGGCGCAGATCCGCGAGACCTTCGCCCGCATGGCGATGAACGACGAGGAAACCGTCGCCCTGACCGCCGGTGGCCACACGGTGGGCAAGACCCACGGCAACGGCGATGCCTCGAAGCTCGGCCCCGAGCCCGAAGCCGCCGACGTGGACCAGCAGGGCTTCGGCTGGGCGAACCCGACCGGCACCGGCAAGGGCCGCGACACGGTGACGAGCGGCATCGAGGGCGCCTGGACCACCCATCCCACCAAGTGGGACAATGGCTATTTCGAGATGCTCTTCAACCACGAGTGGGAGCTGAAGAAGAGCCCGGCGGGCGCGCACCAGTGGGAGCCCATGGGCATCAAGGAAGAGGACAAGCCGGTGGACGTAGAGGACCCCTCCATCCGCCGCATGCCGATCATGACCGACGCCGACATGGCCATGAAGGTGGATCCGGTCTACCGCGAGATCTCCCTCAAGTTCATGAAGGACCCGGCCGCGTTCTCGGAGGCCTTCAGCCGCGCCTGGTTCAAGCTGACCCACCGCGACATGGGGCCGAAGGTCCGCTACATCGGCCCGGACGTGCCCGGGGAAGATCTGATCTGGCAGGACCCGGTGCCGGCCGGCCGCACCGACTATGACGTCGTCGCCGTCAAGGCGAAGATCGTCAACAGCGGCCTTTCGGCCAGCGATCTGATCGCCACCGCCTGGGACAGCGCCCGCACCTTCCGCGGCTCCGACATGCGCGGCGGCGCCAACGGCGCGCGCATCCGCCTCGCCCCGCAGAAGGACTGGGAAGGCAACGAGCCGGCGCGCCTCGCCAAGGTGCTCGGCGTCTTGGAGCCGATTGCGGCCGAGACCGGCGCGAGCGTCGCCGACGTCATCGTGCTCGCCGGCACCGTGGGCGTGGAGCAGGCGGCGAAGGCGGCGGGCTTCGACGTCACGGTGCCCTTCGCTCCCGGCCGCGGCGACGCGACGGACGCGACGACCGACGCCGAGTCCTTCGCAGTGCTCGAACCGATCCATGACGGCTATCGCAACTGGCTGAAGAAGGACTACGTCGTCAGCCCGGAAGAGCTCATGCTCGACCGCACCCAGCTGATGGGCCTGACCGCCAACGAGATGACCGTCCTGGTGGGTGGCCTGCGCGTGCTGGGGGCCAATTACGGCGGCACCAAGCATGGTGTGTTCACCGACCGCGAAGGCGCGTTGACGAACGATTTCTTCGTCAACCTGACCGACATGGACAATACGTGGAAGCCGGCTGCCGGCGGCGTCTACGAGGTCCGGGACCGCAAGACCGGCCAACTCAAGTGGACCGCGACGCGCATGGACCTCGTCTTCGGCTCCAATGCGGTTCTTCGCGCCTATGCCGAAGTCTATGCCCAGGACGACAACAAGGAGAAGTTCGTCAAGGACTTCGTCGCCGCCTGGACCAAGGTGATGAACGCGGATCGCTTCGATCTGGCGCAATGA
- a CDS encoding hydrogen peroxide-inducible genes activator yields the protein MKQLRYFEALAQHGHFGRAAGACSISQPALSLQMKELEETLGAPLVERGTRQIRLTNLGEAFALRVREILRAVDELDDLARSSHSPLAGRLRIGVIPTVAPYLLPSVIKRLTECFPGLDPRPREAVTQRLVEDLVEGRLDTAIVALPVSEPSLSEYPLFDEEFVLVRPLEDAQMPVPNPQMLCEMRLLLLEEGHCFREQAISFCTMSSSLPRDLMEGSSLTTLVQMVGAGIGVTLIPQMAIPVETRSASVSIARLAHPRPSRTIGMIWRKTNPLAGQFEHVAEIVREVGVEGSNAADQFHGAMSCIGGRAAWAGPG from the coding sequence ATGAAGCAGCTGCGCTATTTCGAGGCGCTCGCCCAGCATGGTCATTTCGGTCGCGCCGCCGGCGCCTGTTCCATCTCGCAGCCGGCCCTTTCCCTGCAAATGAAGGAGCTGGAGGAAACCCTCGGCGCTCCTTTGGTCGAAAGGGGCACGCGGCAGATCCGCCTGACCAATCTCGGGGAGGCGTTCGCGCTGCGGGTGCGCGAGATCCTGCGCGCCGTGGATGAGCTGGACGACCTGGCGCGCTCCTCCCACAGCCCGCTGGCCGGGCGGCTGCGGATCGGCGTCATCCCGACCGTTGCGCCCTATCTGCTGCCGAGCGTGATCAAGCGCCTCACCGAATGCTTTCCGGGACTGGATCCGCGCCCGCGCGAGGCAGTGACGCAAAGGCTGGTGGAAGACCTGGTGGAAGGCCGGCTCGACACGGCGATCGTGGCCCTGCCGGTGTCCGAGCCCTCCCTGAGCGAATACCCGCTGTTCGACGAGGAATTCGTTCTGGTGCGCCCACTGGAAGATGCGCAGATGCCGGTGCCGAATCCGCAGATGTTGTGCGAGATGCGGCTGCTGTTGCTGGAAGAGGGGCATTGCTTCCGTGAGCAGGCCATATCCTTCTGCACCATGTCGTCGAGCCTGCCGCGCGACCTCATGGAGGGAAGCTCGCTGACGACCCTGGTGCAGATGGTCGGGGCCGGCATCGGGGTGACACTCATCCCGCAGATGGCCATTCCTGTCGAGACGCGCTCGGCATCCGTATCCATCGCACGCCTCGCCCATCCGCGCCCGTCGCGGACGATCGGCATGATCTGGCGAAAGACCAACCCCTTGGCGGGCCAGTTCGAGCATGTCGCCGAAATTGTCCGTGAGGTGGGGGTGGAGGGTTCAAACGCCGCGGATCAGTTCCATGGCGCCATGTCCTGCATCGGCGGCCGGGCCGCGTGGGCCGGGCCGGGATGA
- a CDS encoding SDR family oxidoreductase translates to MAGNKVALITAGGSGMGAEAARRLAADGFKVAILSSSGKGEDLGKALGGFGLTGSNQSNEDLKRLVDDAVERWGRVDVLVNSAGHGPRAPLLEISDAQWHAGIDVYLLNVIRPARLVTPLMQAQKSGTIINISTAWAFEPSAMFPTSAVFRAGLAAFTKIFADTYAPDNVRMNNVLPGWIDSLPATEDRRQSVPMQRYGTSQEIAATIAFLASDGAGYITGQNIRVDGGLTRSV, encoded by the coding sequence ATGGCAGGAAACAAGGTCGCGCTCATCACGGCCGGCGGCAGCGGCATGGGCGCCGAGGCGGCACGCAGACTGGCCGCCGACGGCTTCAAGGTCGCCATCCTGTCCTCGTCGGGGAAGGGCGAGGACCTCGGCAAGGCGCTCGGCGGGTTCGGCCTCACCGGCTCGAACCAGTCGAACGAGGATCTGAAACGCCTCGTCGATGACGCGGTGGAACGGTGGGGCCGTGTCGACGTGCTGGTGAACAGCGCTGGCCACGGCCCGCGTGCGCCGCTTCTCGAGATCAGCGACGCGCAGTGGCACGCGGGCATCGACGTCTACCTGTTGAACGTGATCCGCCCGGCGCGCCTCGTGACACCGCTCATGCAGGCGCAGAAGTCCGGGACGATCATCAACATCTCGACGGCGTGGGCGTTCGAGCCGAGCGCCATGTTTCCGACCTCCGCCGTGTTCCGGGCGGGCCTTGCGGCGTTCACGAAGATCTTCGCCGACACCTACGCCCCCGATAATGTCCGCATGAACAACGTCCTGCCCGGCTGGATCGACAGCCTGCCCGCCACCGAAGACCGCCGGCAGAGCGTGCCCATGCAACGCTATGGCACGAGCCAGGAGATCGCCGCCACCATCGCGTTCCTCGCCTCGGACGGCGCCGGCTACATCACCGGCCAGAACATCCGCGTGGATGGAGGATTGACCCGGTCGGTCTGA
- a CDS encoding MBL fold metallo-hydrolase — MIFRQLFDSVSGTYTYLLASRPGGEALIIDPVLERVDRYLQLVRELDLRLVKAVDTHLHADHITGLGALRDQTHCITVMGEQTKADVVAMRVAEGERVAIEGLSLDVLYTPGHTDDSYSFLLEGRVFTGDTLLIRGTGRTDFQNGDPRAQYDSIFNKLLRLPDETLVYPAHDYKGDTVSTIGEERHFNPRLRVRSVEEYIDLMNNLKLPNPKMMDVAVPANVHVGLHQEEIARRGWALSAVEAAALCGRPDVVLVDLREKSERERHGTIPGALHAPYPDLRENIGTGGVLHELAAATGKRIVFYCAFGERSAMAVQAAQDAGLKTACHIEGGLDAWKKAKGPVAR, encoded by the coding sequence ATGATCTTCCGCCAATTGTTCGATAGCGTGTCCGGCACCTACACCTATCTGCTCGCCAGCCGCCCCGGCGGTGAGGCGCTGATCATCGATCCCGTGCTGGAAAGGGTCGATCGCTATCTGCAGCTCGTGCGGGAGCTCGACCTCAGGCTGGTCAAGGCGGTCGATACCCACCTGCACGCCGACCACATCACGGGCCTCGGTGCGCTGCGGGACCAGACGCACTGCATCACGGTGATGGGTGAGCAGACGAAGGCCGACGTGGTCGCAATGCGCGTTGCGGAAGGCGAGCGCGTCGCGATCGAGGGCCTCAGCCTCGACGTGCTCTACACGCCCGGCCATACGGACGATTCCTACTCCTTCCTTCTGGAAGGGCGTGTCTTCACCGGCGATACGCTGCTAATTCGCGGCACCGGGCGCACCGATTTCCAGAATGGCGATCCACGCGCGCAGTATGATTCCATCTTCAACAAGCTGCTGCGGCTGCCGGACGAGACGCTGGTTTACCCGGCGCACGACTACAAGGGCGACACCGTTTCGACCATCGGCGAGGAGAGGCACTTCAATCCGCGTCTGAGGGTTAGGTCGGTCGAGGAATATATCGACCTCATGAACAACCTGAAGCTGCCCAATCCGAAGATGATGGACGTGGCGGTGCCGGCCAATGTCCATGTCGGTCTCCACCAGGAGGAGATCGCACGCAGGGGCTGGGCGCTCTCGGCGGTCGAGGCGGCGGCGTTGTGTGGGCGGCCCGACGTGGTGCTCGTCGACCTGCGCGAGAAGAGCGAACGCGAACGGCACGGTACCATTCCGGGCGCGCTCCACGCGCCTTATCCCGACCTTCGGGAAAATATCGGCACTGGCGGCGTGCTGCATGAACTGGCGGCCGCCACGGGGAAGCGGATCGTCTTCTACTGTGCCTTCGGCGAACGCTCGGCGATGGCGGTGCAGGCCGCGCAGGACGCCGGTCTGAAAACAGCCTGTCATATCGAGGGCGGTCTCGACGCGTGGAAGAAGGCGAAAGGGCCTGTGGCACGGTAG
- a CDS encoding ABC-F family ATP-binding cassette domain-containing protein, with protein MIRLDNIGKQNGKQIVFIEASAALLKGEKVGLVGPNGAGKTTLFRMMTGQEPPDEGQVSVDRGITIGYFSQDVGEMSGRSALAEVMDGAGPVSVVAAELKELETALGDPDRADEMDELVERYGEVQARFEELGGYALEGRAAEVLAGLGFSQEMMDGDVGKLSGGWKMRVALARILLMRPDAMLLDEPSNHLDIESLIWLEAFLKGYDGALMMTSHDRAFMNRIVTKIVEIDAGALTTYSGDYDFYAQQRALNEKQQQAQFERQQAMLAKEIQFIERFKARASHAAQVQSRVKKLEKIDRVEPPRRRESVSFEFQPAPRSGEDVASLKNVHKSYGSRTIYEGLDFHVRRRDRWCVMGVNGAGKSTLLKLVAGTTQPDAGSVAVGGSVKMGYFAQHAMDLLEGERTVFETLEDAFPQAGQGSLRSLAGCFGFSGDDAEKRCRVLSGGEKARLVMAKMLYDPPNFLVLDEPTNHLDMATKEMLIASLAEYEGTMLFVSHDRHFLAALSNRVLELTPDGIHQYPGGYTEYVARTGQEAPGLRS; from the coding sequence ATGATTCGTCTCGACAACATCGGCAAGCAGAACGGCAAACAGATCGTCTTCATCGAGGCCTCCGCGGCCCTGCTGAAGGGCGAGAAAGTGGGTCTCGTCGGTCCCAATGGCGCGGGCAAGACGACGCTGTTCCGCATGATGACCGGGCAGGAGCCGCCGGACGAGGGGCAAGTCTCCGTCGATCGCGGCATCACCATCGGCTATTTCAGCCAGGACGTGGGCGAGATGAGCGGCCGCAGCGCGCTGGCCGAAGTGATGGACGGCGCCGGCCCGGTGAGCGTCGTCGCCGCCGAGCTGAAAGAGCTGGAAACCGCCCTCGGCGACCCGGACCGCGCCGACGAGATGGATGAACTCGTCGAGCGTTACGGCGAGGTGCAGGCCCGCTTCGAGGAACTGGGCGGCTATGCGCTGGAGGGCCGGGCGGCGGAGGTGCTGGCGGGCCTCGGCTTCAGCCAGGAGATGATGGACGGCGACGTGGGCAAGCTCTCGGGCGGCTGGAAGATGCGCGTGGCGCTGGCCCGCATCCTCCTCATGCGCCCGGATGCGATGCTGCTGGACGAGCCGTCGAACCATCTGGACATCGAGAGCCTCATCTGGCTGGAGGCCTTCCTGAAGGGCTATGACGGCGCGCTGATGATGACCTCGCACGACCGCGCCTTCATGAACCGCATCGTCACCAAGATCGTGGAGATCGACGCCGGCGCGCTCACCACCTATTCGGGCGACTATGACTTCTACGCCCAGCAGCGGGCGCTGAACGAGAAGCAGCAGCAGGCCCAGTTCGAGCGCCAGCAGGCCATGCTGGCCAAGGAAATCCAGTTCATCGAGCGCTTCAAGGCCCGCGCCTCCCATGCCGCGCAGGTGCAGAGCCGGGTGAAGAAACTGGAGAAGATCGACCGGGTGGAGCCGCCCCGGCGCCGCGAGAGCGTCTCGTTCGAATTCCAGCCGGCGCCGCGCTCCGGCGAGGACGTGGCGAGCCTGAAGAACGTGCACAAGAGCTATGGCAGCCGCACCATCTATGAAGGGCTCGACTTCCACGTCCGCCGCCGGGACCGCTGGTGCGTGATGGGCGTCAACGGCGCCGGCAAGTCCACCCTGCTGAAGCTGGTGGCAGGCACCACGCAGCCGGACGCGGGGAGCGTCGCGGTGGGCGGCAGCGTGAAGATGGGCTACTTCGCCCAGCACGCCATGGACCTGCTCGAGGGCGAGCGCACCGTGTTCGAGACCCTGGAGGATGCCTTCCCGCAGGCCGGCCAGGGCTCGCTGCGATCGCTGGCTGGTTGCTTCGGCTTTTCCGGCGACGACGCGGAAAAGAGGTGCCGCGTGCTGTCCGGCGGCGAGAAGGCGCGCCTGGTGATGGCGAAGATGCTCTACGATCCGCCGAACTTCCTGGTGCTGGACGAGCCGACCAACCATCTCGACATGGCCACCAAGGAGATGCTCATCGCATCACTGGCCGAATACGAGGGGACGATGCTGTTCGTCTCGCATGACCGGCACTTTCTCGCAGCCCTCTCCAACCGAGTGCTGGAACTGACGCCCGACGGCATCCACCAGTATCCCGGCGGCTACACGGAGTATGTCGCACGCACCGGGCAGGAAGCGCCGGGCCTCAGGAGCTGA